The proteins below are encoded in one region of Dehalococcoidia bacterium:
- a CDS encoding Lrp/AsnC ligand binding domain-containing protein yields MARKGYVLVKCEGSKIREAVQMIRQKPGVVAADVVTGAHDIIVTLQAADAEDVAKIVLNDIAGVSGVTGTTTYLAVSLA; encoded by the coding sequence ATGGCAAGAAAAGGATATGTTCTGGTGAAATGCGAGGGAAGCAAGATACGCGAGGCGGTCCAGATGATTCGCCAGAAACCCGGGGTGGTAGCTGCGGATGTGGTCACCGGCGCTCATGATATCATCGTCACCTTGCAGGCTGCCGATGCCGAAGACGTAGCTAAGATCGTTCTTAATGACATCGCTGGCGTCTCTGGTGTGACGGGCACTACCACATATTTGGCTGTGTCGCTTGCTTAG